AGAACTTTGGACAAAAAACTTCATGTTCGCCATCAACGGGAATGCCGGGTATATTTTACACCGTAAGCAGTTCGGGATCCGCCGGTATTAATAATTCAACTTTCGCAAGCTCTATAAGGTGTTTAATGAAAAGAGATTACGTTGGTGCATGGGGAACGACCTTGTCCGGTGAGCCAAAAAGCAAGTGAGGCGGCGGCTAAAAATCGTCCTGTTTGAGCGACGAAGGAGTGAGTTTGGACGATTTGAGTCGACGAACGCCCGTTTTTTGAGCGAAGCGGACATAGTCTTGAAAAGCACGTTTCAGCGAGGGCAGAGACAAAATCCCATTTTGGTTCTGCCGAACATAGTGCTTTCAACGAAGTTAATTTTTTGCCTACTTTTTGTTTCAAGACAAAAAGCAGGTCGGGGTTGAAGGGGCGGAAGCCCCTTGCAAGGTAGTTTGTTATATGTTCTTGATAATCAATCATGATATTGTAATAATTACTTATTGACAGGTGTTGTATGACATGCAAAAGTTCAATGAATAATTTATGCAATGACAATCACTTATGCATGTTCACATTGATCTTTGTTGTATGTTGTCTTCCATGATTTTTTGCATGGGTTAGCATAATTTGTTATATTTTTTCCAGTAAGGTGGTTTTTATTTGAATGCATTATCCGTCAATTTCAATATCAGTATTGATAATGATTTTCCATTTTTTATCCTGATTTTTTTGTTCTGCAGTTTTACCAGTTTTGAGTGGAACCAGTTGAAAGTTACAGTTCGCCTGAATCGCTTTTTCATAAAGTTGATTGGCTAAATCTGTCGATTCAACTACATTTTCCAACAAGTATCCCAAACGTTGAATTGTTGCAGTGCTCACAATATCGAAAAAACTATCCGGAGTTTTTGTGAAATCAAGTGACTCAGTAAGATCATTCAAGACAGTACATGCTCTGTTAAGTCCCCCAATTTCTTTTTCATACTGAATGATATCTGCCGCAGTAAGTAATGCTGATGAAATACGGACATATCCAGTTTGTGTTTTACGCATTTCGAGTAAATCGTCTGTGGGAAAGTTACGTCGAGCAACAAACTGCAGGCGAACATTCTTTTTTTTATTGTCGCGTAAAGTAGGGTGTTGAATCACTACCGAAAATATTTGAGGTTGTTGCAATGCTGCTCCATAAAAAGCAGCGGCATTGAGTAAGCCTACATAATAAGGACGTTGAACATGTTTCATCAGGTGATCGATATACATAACCGGAGGTAGTATACCTTTGGATGTATATGAAACAGGAACAATCACATAAAATCCTTTCCAAACCGATACTATATTGTTTTTTGCTGATAGTCGGGAGAGTGCACTACGAATACCTGTTGACTGAAGCCCGGGAAAAGCTTCGGCAACCTGCTCTACAGAAAAATATAGTTTGCCATTTTGCTGAAGTTGATTTATCCAATCTTTTATACTTGAAGCTGTATTCATTTTGCTAATTTAAGATATTCTGGTTGCAAATATAATCACTTCTCGGATATAATTGCAGCCAGAATATAGGCATTTTCAAAAAATCAGATAAACTATGGATAATAAAGAAATGGTATACGAACTAAAGCTTTCATCACAAAAACGTTGTATGTTCAATACAGAGTATACATACCAAAAAATAAATTGGCTGCAATTATTACTTATTTTCGGATATTATCGCATCCAAAATATTGTATGATGTTAGATTTAGATTTTATAGTTAGCATTATTTGTCCCGTTTGTTACGTAATAAACGGGACAATTTAACTTGAATTTGAGTTGACTTTGGCGACATTGAGGACTATGGCTGCCAAGTAAACGGCGCAAAATATTTGTTATTTTTGGTCTAAGCCTTCCTGTTGGATAAGAACAGAGTATAGCAGATTTGGTAATGAGTGGCATTTATTGTCAGATTTGTTGTGTTTTGAGACGCGGCATGGAGCAAAGAAGAACGAGACGTGGGTAAGCATTCTAAAGGACGTGATTTTTATGACTTGATGTTTTTACTGGCGCAGACCAAACCAGACTAAGATTTCCTTTCAAAGCGCTGTGGAGTGCACAATTTGCAAGAGTTCAAACAAGCCACAGCCAAACTACTGGAAACGGTTGATTTAAAAAAGAAGCAAAAAGATTTTGAGCATTTACTATTCAATCAAACCAATAGCAGGAAGATTTTGAGATGCGGAGAATTTGTAGATTCACTTGCAGAATAAGGAATCCAATGGACGATGACAATCTGGAAGTTAAGAAATTACGGGAAGTTACAGGAAGAAAAGAAGTTACCGAACAACATCACCTTGCGGTGGAACCGCTTACTATTTGTAGCAAACGGATGATACGATATCGTCAGGAAGATGCAGAGCATCGTGATATCAATGCAATGGAATCAGGTCATCATATGAATCATAGTGCTGACAGTCATTTCCCCTTCATCAGAAGGGCAGAATTAATCTGTCAAACAAGCTAATGCTACCATGGTTGCCGAAAGATCGTGCTCAAGTGTTGTCCCCTTTGGTTAAAGGGGACGAGCGGAGCGGGTGGGGTTGGAGGACTCAAATAACTGAATGACAGAGCAACAGAATAACTGATAAAACAGCACGAAGTTAAAGAAGATACAGGAAGTTAGGGAAGTTAGAACCCTCAATCCCTCGATCCTTCAATCTTTCCGGGGACGAGCGGAGCGGAGGGGTTGAAAAGTGAATAACTGAATAACCGAATTACTGAAAATTTGCCCGACTGTCAGATAAAGCCTTATGTCAACGATATTCAGGCATGGACAGCTTGTTTACTTTCAACTTTACCCCTTAAACTTTCAACTGCTGTTTGTTGTTTCTCTATAAACTTTACACCGAATTCGTCTTGACTTTTACAAGCTTTAAATACTAAAAAAAGGGAAGAGCCGTTTTATGAAAAGCAAAACTATAAAACACCACTCTTCCCCATGTACTTAGTACTCGACAAAGATACAATAAATAAAGAAATAGTGCCATTCATCCCTGTACCCAAGAGAGGGTTCAGGACAAAGTGTGATATCGCCGAGATTGTTAACTGCATATTGTACAAATTAAAAACAGGTTGTCAATGGCATATGTTGCCCGTTAAAAGTTTATTTTCTAATGTCGTATTGCATTATAAGACTGTTTTCGGTTATTTTCGTACATGGTGTAAATCAGGAGTGTTACAACAAATCTGGTTTGGTTTATTGAATAAATACAGAGCCTCATTGGACATGTCCAGTGTTGATTTGGATGGCAGCCATACCCCCGCATTACGTGGAGGAGAACAGGTTGCTTATCAGGGTCGGAAGAAAAGGAAGACTACCAATGCTCTTTATCTTACAGACAGACAAGGTATCCCATTGGCCATATCAGACCCGATAGAAGGGAATCACAATGATTTACATCAAATTAAAGAACGTTTTACCGACATTATTGATTCGCTGAATAACTCCGATATAAGAGTTGATGGTCTTTTTCTTAATGCCGATGCAGGTTTTGACTCTGCGGAGTTCAGAGAATTCTGTTCTTCCCATGAAATAATACCCAACATCGCTATTAACTGGCGTAACGCAGCACATACGGATGATATATTCTTCGATGAATTGCTCTATCAGCAACGCTATTGCATAGAAAGAACCAATGCATGGATGGATAGTTTCAGATCTCTATTGAACAGATTTGATGTTACTTGCTCCAGTTGGCAAAGCTTTAACCTTATCGCTTTTATCGTGATACTACTTAAGAAAATTACTAAACAGAAAAAGTCAAGATGACTTCACCTTAAACTTTCAACCGTAATTCTCTTTAGACATTTAAAAATTCTTGATTCTTGATTCTTGCTCTTGGTTCTTGATTCTTGGCTCTATCCAATCTTCCCATAACCTTTCAGCTAGTTTACCTGAAAAAACGTATCTTTGTACCGGTATTCGGTACCCGAATAACACATTTTCATATTACGCTATAAAGCAAAGCCTTCACGTATTCAAAGTCACAGGCAACCTAATTGACCCCTATTCAGTATGAAGATACATCGCCTTATCCCCGCATTAATTGTTTTTGCAGCCTTCTGCAACACAACAGCCCAGACACAACATATAACCTATAACACTGAGTTTTCCACCAACGTGGGATCCGGCGGGTATGCTCCCTTCTGGCTGATCACCAACAAAGACGGCATTCCCGATATGCAACCCAACAGCGCATATCTTCGCGCCGGTATCTTTCAAAAAAGCGATACGGTGAAGCGTTTCTCCTATCAATACGGAGTCGATCTGGTAAAAACCACCCACACCTCAGCCATCCTTTTCCCGGAACAATTCTACGTCAACTTGCAATACCACCATGTAGCGCTCCATATCGGCAGCCAGATCCGGAATGACGGACTTCAAAACCGGCTGCTGAGTAGCTGTGGAGGAGGTACCTTGTGGTCTGGCAACGCTCGTCCTTTGCCGGAAGTGGCATTTGTTATCCCCGATTTCATCACTGTGTTTCATCGTATGCCCTGGTTAAAAGCCAAAGCGGAGATCTCCTATGGCTGGTTGGTGGACAACGGATACCAACTACAACCTGCCCATACCCAAAACGAATTTGTCTCGGTGAATGGTTTTTTACATCGTAAAATGGTGGCGTTACAGTTTAAGGGAAAGTCTCCCTGGAGCTTTACCGCTTTGGGGGAGGTAGATGTGGAGTTTGGGGGGAATCAGATTACCTATGCCAATGGACAAATAGTTTCAAATTTTCATAATGCTGCGGATCTGAAACACTTCCTCATGGTAATGATCCCATTTAAGGGAGATAAATCAGCGCCTGGTGTAGATCAGGCATGGTTTTATGGCAATTATGTAGGCGATTGGCAGGGCAGGTTAACCTACGATATGGGGAATAAGGGCCAGCTTCATGCCTATCTGGACAATTATTTCGAAGATTCTTCCGGACTTTGGAAGCTAAACGGGCTGGATGGCCTGTGGGGAATAGAATATGATGCTGTCGGGAAGAAGTTGATTAGTGGAGTAGTAGTGGAATATTACCAATCTACCAACCAAAGCGGACCGATTATGTTTCGTCCGGCAGATTATAATTACAAAACCAATCTAAAATATTGGACCTATGGCGATGATAATTATTATAATCACAGTTTTTATATCGGTTGGTCCAACTATGGACGGGCGATAGGCTCACCTATAGTTACATCCCCTATTTACAACCAAGACGGAAATTTGACATTCGAGGATAACCGCGTACGGGCCTACCATATCGGCCTCATGGGCTATTTATCCAATGATTGGTCTGACCGGCTACTGGCTACCTACCGGGAAGGATTTGGCACAATGAGCACTCCTTTTATCAATCCACAACAGGGCTTTTCCGGCATGCTCGAAGTCAATTATACCCCTCACCAACTCAAAGGATTTTCCGTGTCTGCTGCGGCTGCATTTGATAGAGGAGCGCTGACGGGCAACAACTGGGGCTGTAATCTTACACTAAAGCAAAACGGTATATTGGATTGGTTCAGAAAAACAGAAAAGTAATACCACTTTGCCGAGACCGATCTTCATTGTCATATAATAAAGGCCAAACAATGAGATATCATTATGATTTTGTAGATAATATCTTGGAAGGCTACACTCATTCATACTCACATTGATTAAACTAAACAAGTATCAAATCTTATAAGCGAACCAACGCATCTGCACATCTCAATTATTAATATTATCAATTTACTCTAGGATCTGGACTTAAGATTGATCTTTTATTCCTTTAAAAAAATATTCATATTGATCAATGATATTCTTCCAACTATAAATATTAGCTATTTTGTGTAGATTATGTTCAATATAATGCTGAAGCTGAGTTTTCATGGTATTATTAATGATATTTGTTAAAGTTTTGGAATCAGAAAAAGCAAATCCATCTTCATTAACAATCGCTCTGTTAAATTCATTATCATGATAACAGATGAGGGCTGATGACCCCATCGCTTCGAGTAATGAAGGGTTAGTTCCACCTACGGAGTGACCGTGAAAATAGAGATTGGAGAAATATCTCAAGTTATTCAGGGTTCTTTGATCGTAAATAGCTCCAATAAAACGGATACGTTTATCTACATTATTATATTGGTTAAACATGCGTAGCCCAAATTTATTATGTTTGTAATTACCCACAAGAAGAAGTTGTCTATGAGTTATAGATTGCACATAAGCTTGTAATATCATTTCAATATTATTTTCCGGTTCAAAACGTGCAACTAACATATCATATTCATAAACTTGGACATCAAAAGTTTTTATCTCATCTTGATTTGCATCTATAAAAATAAAACTACCGTAGGGTAGATAGGTAGATTTAACATTATATGTATTTTTTAAATATGTTTGTATCCCTTTAGAATCAGCAATTAAATAACTACTATTTCTTACAGCAAGCTTTTCTGCAAATCTAAGAAACAATTTCACTTTCTTAGAATATTTATTGCGTTTCCACTCTAGTCCATCCATATTTGTTATAACAAAGGGCTTGCTTTTGCAGAATATTCCTTGCCAAATAGAGCTACTTCCATATCCAAGCATATATACAAAATCAAAATCTCTTTTACGCGCATCTAATATGCATAAAAAATCATAAATAAATTGACCTATGGTTCCAATTCTATTTTCAGGATCATATTTATGTATTAGTTGTACTCCATTATACAGGTGGCTTTTATATAAATGGGATCCAGAACAATATACAGTGACTTCATGCCCTTTTTGTACCAGACCTTGCGATAATATATCAGCAAATTGTTCAAAGCCCCCATAATTATTTGGTATTCCTCTTGTCCCCAGAATGGCTATTTTCATATTTTTTTATCTTCACATAGACAACAACATTTTTGTGTCATATCTATTTTGTACATAATATAAAATCAATAATTGTATTATAGCAAACAAACACATGCTTTTCATCATAAACGTTAATCGCAAGTTGACGGCCCTTAATCCCCATCTCCTCTCTCTCAGATTGAGACATTTTACAAATTTTCATCATTGCATCGACCAAAGAGCCAACGCACTTTTGTTTTACCAAAAAACCAGTTTCACCATCAATAACCATTTCTCTACAACCTTTATTATCTGTAGTAATAATAGGAACACCTATTGACAAAGCTTCCATAAGCGATCTATTCATACCTTCATTATAATATGATGGCAAAACAAAACAATCACTTGACTGCATTTTTTCAAGAACATTAGTAATACGACCTTCATAAATAATTACTCCGCAATTATGGTCATTCATAACTACATCTTTGGGTACCGCAGATGGATGGCCATTATCTATTTCACCACATAAAATAAATTCTGCAGAAGGGAATTTAATCTTAACCATTCTTGCCGCCTCCACATACTCTGAATAACCCTTTTGATATAAAAGACGTGAAATCATTAAAAAGACAAGATGATTATTTTGATTTTTGTCTGAATTTGGTTTATAAAAATCTGTATCTAGGCCTTCTCCACTTTCATATAGAACAGATTTCTTCTCTGGAACAACTTGTTTTGAAATTAAAAAGCGTCTATCATCTTCATTTAAAAAAACTGTTTTAACAGAAAAACGAAGTGCATATTTTAGCACTAGCCTCATTATTTTATTAATAAGCGAGTCTTCAGTAAGGATGTTACTCAACCCTGCAAATATCGAAACAGAAAATATGTGATTTAATTTTGCTGCTAGATTACCAAATAAAATAGGTTTTATCGTGTAATGAAAAATCACGTCTGGCTTAATTCTATGGTATATTTTACACAGGGATATAAAATATTGAATATTTACATAAATACTAGTAGTAGTTCTATTTAATTTGATGGGAATAAATTCCACTCCCTGGATAGAATTATCTTCAAGATCATTAGTCTCTGGAGCCACAACGACAACCTTATATCCTTGATTCAATAAATTTTTAATTACCCCTCCCCTAAAATGATATAACGCCCACAAATGATTATCCGAAAATAAAATAGTTGCCATTTTACTATAAATACAGCATTAATAATTCGCAATACAATTAAACAATCTCAACATATTTAGTTTTATTTTGTAATACATATATACAAATACATTTATCTTAAATCTATAGGCATTTAATTCTTTTTTAAGAAATGGCATCAAATACACAATCTTTAAAAATCTCTTCAGCATATACTTAGCATCAACATGCTTAGAGCCGATACTATTATTACTATGCTGACGATATAAGATAGTTGCACTATTGACAAATTGACATTTCCCGTAATAGGCTATATTTGTTGCTATCCAATGATCATGCGTCAGAAACAAGGGCATTGGTAGTATGTATTCTTTAGCTATTTTATTTACCATCATAGTACAACCGGCAACTACACTTAGCGCTAACATTTCATAATAATTTGGTGATCGTATTGAAAATAAGCGATGTGTATTTACAAATGACTCAGAGATTAAGTGTAAATTTTGATCTACCTCTTTTAAATCTGTATAAACTAACAATGGAACAGTAGGATATTGTATCTCCATTGTTCTCATTTCTTTATAGGTAATATAGATCTTATCAGGCAACCAAACATCGTCTTGATCACAAAACATAATATAATCACTAGTAGAACTTTCAAGAAGTGCAGAAAATGAGAATGTTGATCCTAAATGACCCTTCTTGTCTTTAAGAAGTAAAATTTTATAGGGATTCTGCTTAATAAACTCATTTATAATTTTAATCGTATTGTCGGTTGATCCATCATCTCTA
The sequence above is drawn from the Microbacter margulisiae genome and encodes:
- a CDS encoding type IV toxin-antitoxin system AbiEi family antitoxin domain-containing protein; translation: MNTASSIKDWINQLQQNGKLYFSVEQVAEAFPGLQSTGIRSALSRLSAKNNIVSVWKGFYVIVPVSYTSKGILPPVMYIDHLMKHVQRPYYVGLLNAAAFYGAALQQPQIFSVVIQHPTLRDNKKKNVRLQFVARRNFPTDDLLEMRKTQTGYVRISSALLTAADIIQYEKEIGGLNRACTVLNDLTESLDFTKTPDSFFDIVSTATIQRLGYLLENVVESTDLANQLYEKAIQANCNFQLVPLKTGKTAEQKNQDKKWKIIINTDIEIDG
- a CDS encoding IS5 family transposase, producing the protein MYLVLDKDTINKEIVPFIPVPKRGFRTKCDIAEIVNCILYKLKTGCQWHMLPVKSLFSNVVLHYKTVFGYFRTWCKSGVLQQIWFGLLNKYRASLDMSSVDLDGSHTPALRGGEQVAYQGRKKRKTTNALYLTDRQGIPLAISDPIEGNHNDLHQIKERFTDIIDSLNNSDIRVDGLFLNADAGFDSAEFREFCSSHEIIPNIAINWRNAAHTDDIFFDELLYQQRYCIERTNAWMDSFRSLLNRFDVTCSSWQSFNLIAFIVILLKKITKQKKSR
- a CDS encoding capsule assembly Wzi family protein, with protein sequence MKIHRLIPALIVFAAFCNTTAQTQHITYNTEFSTNVGSGGYAPFWLITNKDGIPDMQPNSAYLRAGIFQKSDTVKRFSYQYGVDLVKTTHTSAILFPEQFYVNLQYHHVALHIGSQIRNDGLQNRLLSSCGGGTLWSGNARPLPEVAFVIPDFITVFHRMPWLKAKAEISYGWLVDNGYQLQPAHTQNEFVSVNGFLHRKMVALQFKGKSPWSFTALGEVDVEFGGNQITYANGQIVSNFHNAADLKHFLMVMIPFKGDKSAPGVDQAWFYGNYVGDWQGRLTYDMGNKGQLHAYLDNYFEDSSGLWKLNGLDGLWGIEYDAVGKKLISGVVVEYYQSTNQSGPIMFRPADYNYKTNLKYWTYGDDNYYNHSFYIGWSNYGRAIGSPIVTSPIYNQDGNLTFEDNRVRAYHIGLMGYLSNDWSDRLLATYREGFGTMSTPFINPQQGFSGMLEVNYTPHQLKGFSVSAAAAFDRGALTGNNWGCNLTLKQNGILDWFRKTEK
- a CDS encoding DUF1972 domain-containing protein, whose product is MKIAILGTRGIPNNYGGFEQFADILSQGLVQKGHEVTVYCSGSHLYKSHLYNGVQLIHKYDPENRIGTIGQFIYDFLCILDARKRDFDFVYMLGYGSSSIWQGIFCKSKPFVITNMDGLEWKRNKYSKKVKLFLRFAEKLAVRNSSYLIADSKGIQTYLKNTYNVKSTYLPYGSFIFIDANQDEIKTFDVQVYEYDMLVARFEPENNIEMILQAYVQSITHRQLLLVGNYKHNKFGLRMFNQYNNVDKRIRFIGAIYDQRTLNNLRYFSNLYFHGHSVGGTNPSLLEAMGSSALICYHDNEFNRAIVNEDGFAFSDSKTLTNIINNTMKTQLQHYIEHNLHKIANIYSWKNIIDQYEYFFKGIKDQS
- a CDS encoding glycosyltransferase family 4 protein produces the protein MATILFSDNHLWALYHFRGGVIKNLLNQGYKVVVVAPETNDLEDNSIQGVEFIPIKLNRTTTSIYVNIQYFISLCKIYHRIKPDVIFHYTIKPILFGNLAAKLNHIFSVSIFAGLSNILTEDSLINKIMRLVLKYALRFSVKTVFLNEDDRRFLISKQVVPEKKSVLYESGEGLDTDFYKPNSDKNQNNHLVFLMISRLLYQKGYSEYVEAARMVKIKFPSAEFILCGEIDNGHPSAVPKDVVMNDHNCGVIIYEGRITNVLEKMQSSDCFVLPSYYNEGMNRSLMEALSIGVPIITTDNKGCREMVIDGETGFLVKQKCVGSLVDAMMKICKMSQSEREEMGIKGRQLAINVYDEKHVFVCYNTIIDFILCTK
- a CDS encoding glycosyltransferase family 2 protein → MGLDAKIDIVLASFNGEQYIREQLYSIFNQTYTNWQIIIRDDGSTDNTIKIINEFIKQNPYKILLLKDKKGHLGSTFSFSALLESSTSDYIMFCDQDDVWLPDKIYITYKEMRTMEIQYPTVPLLVYTDLKEVDQNLHLISESFVNTHRLFSIRSPNYYEMLALSVVAGCTMMVNKIAKEYILPMPLFLTHDHWIATNIAYYGKCQFVNSATILYRQHSNNSIGSKHVDAKYMLKRFLKIVYLMPFLKKELNAYRFKINVFVYMYYKIKLNMLRLFNCIANY